From Pelagicoccus sp. SDUM812003, a single genomic window includes:
- a CDS encoding DUF58 domain-containing protein translates to MPATAKVALETTDAGRFVWQLGWLALFGFLIVRVDILAILACLLLSVCLFARLLAKRGLKNLDTRISLPSDRARCGEETPIQVSLSNRSRIFPIFYPTLDVKEPEDHRIHKIHYKGAILPQATVTLPSRFTFQKRGENRLCLATLHCFFPFGFYHATRLLERVSDPILVWPRALPTSLQAVLRYQPTRKEPQSGQQSRHPDDTDSALIRDYQTGDPRRLINWKLTAKADKPMVIESKAQKEPRFELRFTTARAVWRTDVAFERALSRLVAILPDLLKQRRLIGLAIDDSYFPLSNPADSIKVYDALALAQLSDTAPQPPDEEGQRFLSVLPDPTLGIVIKRLSKDLAHAR, encoded by the coding sequence GTGCCCGCAACCGCCAAAGTCGCGCTGGAGACAACCGACGCTGGACGATTCGTCTGGCAGCTGGGCTGGTTGGCCCTTTTCGGCTTCCTCATCGTTCGCGTCGACATACTGGCCATCCTGGCCTGCCTGCTGCTTTCAGTCTGCCTCTTCGCCCGGCTGCTCGCCAAACGCGGTCTCAAAAATCTCGATACACGCATCTCCCTGCCCAGCGACCGAGCTCGCTGCGGGGAGGAAACGCCAATCCAGGTCTCCCTCAGCAATCGGAGCCGCATCTTCCCGATCTTCTACCCGACCTTGGACGTGAAGGAACCGGAGGACCACCGTATCCACAAGATCCACTACAAAGGAGCGATCCTGCCCCAAGCCACCGTCACGCTACCGTCGAGATTCACCTTCCAAAAACGCGGCGAAAATCGGCTCTGTCTCGCGACGCTTCACTGCTTTTTCCCCTTCGGCTTCTACCATGCCACCCGACTCCTCGAACGCGTCAGCGACCCGATCCTCGTTTGGCCTCGGGCCTTGCCGACTTCCCTCCAAGCGGTGCTTCGCTATCAACCCACTCGCAAGGAGCCGCAGTCAGGTCAACAGAGCCGCCATCCCGACGACACCGACAGCGCCCTCATTCGCGACTACCAGACAGGCGATCCGCGACGGCTCATCAACTGGAAGCTCACCGCCAAAGCGGACAAGCCGATGGTGATCGAAAGCAAGGCCCAGAAAGAGCCGCGCTTCGAGCTTCGCTTCACCACCGCTCGCGCAGTCTGGAGAACCGATGTCGCATTCGAGCGAGCTCTCTCCCGCCTGGTCGCTATCCTGCCAGACCTACTCAAGCAAAGACGCCTCATCGGCCTGGCGATCGACGACAGCTACTTCCCGCTCTCGAACCCCGCTGACTCGATCAAGGTCTACGACGCCCTGGCGCTCGCGCAGCTGTCCGATACCGCTCCCCAACCTCCCGACGAGGAAGGCCAGCGCTTTCTTTCGGTGCTTCCCGATCCGACTCTGGGCATCGTCATAAAACGCCTCAGCAAGGACCTCGCCCACGCCCGATAG
- a CDS encoding AAA family ATPase, with amino-acid sequence MPQQRINAIRDALAEHIHGKPAAIDATLTCLIAGGHLLIEDVPGVGKTTLAYALSRAIHCDFNRVQFTSDIIPSDIVGVSVYQKDRSQFEFLPGPVFANIVLADEINRASPKAQSALLEAMERGLVTSDGVSHPIDRPFMVIATQNPVDFESTFPLPSAQLDRFLMRISLGYPDDQSERDMLRHGALHYDDMEIQSVAEKGDIADLQSQAREVFMEESIYDYIHSIVTRTRQHPQIEVGISPRGALAFKAALQAAALVDGRSFVEPNDIRRFAVPCLAHRLRLRERYDFEYGWQNAAHLIEEILNAQPAPHLKD; translated from the coding sequence ATGCCGCAGCAACGCATCAACGCCATCCGAGACGCTCTGGCTGAACACATCCACGGAAAGCCCGCCGCCATCGACGCCACCCTGACCTGCCTCATCGCTGGCGGGCACCTGCTGATCGAAGACGTGCCAGGGGTGGGAAAAACCACCTTGGCCTACGCCCTGTCGCGAGCCATCCACTGCGATTTCAACCGCGTCCAGTTCACCTCGGATATCATTCCCTCCGACATCGTGGGCGTATCCGTCTACCAGAAGGATCGCTCCCAGTTCGAGTTTCTTCCTGGACCTGTCTTCGCCAACATCGTGCTAGCCGACGAAATCAATCGGGCCTCGCCCAAAGCCCAGTCGGCTCTGCTGGAAGCCATGGAGCGCGGGCTGGTCACTAGCGATGGCGTCTCGCATCCGATCGATCGGCCCTTCATGGTCATCGCCACCCAAAACCCGGTCGACTTCGAGAGCACCTTTCCGCTGCCCAGCGCCCAGCTGGACCGCTTTCTCATGCGCATTTCGCTGGGATACCCCGACGACCAAAGCGAGCGCGACATGCTGCGCCACGGAGCCCTGCACTACGACGACATGGAAATCCAATCAGTCGCGGAAAAGGGCGATATCGCGGACCTGCAATCCCAAGCGCGCGAAGTGTTCATGGAGGAGTCGATCTACGACTACATCCACTCCATCGTGACCCGAACCCGTCAGCATCCGCAGATCGAGGTGGGCATCAGTCCGCGCGGCGCCCTTGCCTTCAAAGCCGCTCTGCAAGCGGCGGCGCTGGTCGACGGTCGCAGCTTCGTGGAACCAAACGACATCCGCCGATTCGCCGTTCCCTGCCTCGCCCACCGGCTGCGCCTGCGCGAGCGCTACGATTTCGAGTACGGCTGGCAAAACGCCGCCCACCTGATCGAAGAAATCCTCAACGCCCAACCCGCCCCGCATCTGAAGGACTGA
- the lepB gene encoding signal peptidase I: protein MSSALRSALHRHWREWRGAIAFILFVVIPIKSSFADWNWVPSGSMNPTILEGDLVFVNKLAYDLRVPLTLKRLDRWADPQRGDIVVLFSPEDETRLVKRVIGVPGDEIEMRQNRLLLNGRSIAYAPLSDPAIHSMPEPLKSRSAFAQEQLPDRAHAVMATPELPARARSFSKIVVPEGKYFIMGDNRDNSHDSRAFGFADRESIIGEARAVLLSFDILDKYQPRFERFFTALQ from the coding sequence ATGAGTTCCGCACTTCGATCAGCCCTGCATCGACACTGGCGAGAATGGCGCGGCGCCATCGCCTTCATTCTCTTCGTCGTCATCCCCATCAAATCGAGCTTCGCAGACTGGAACTGGGTGCCGAGCGGCTCGATGAACCCCACCATTTTGGAAGGCGATCTGGTGTTCGTGAACAAGCTAGCCTACGACCTGCGCGTCCCCCTGACCCTTAAGCGGCTCGATCGCTGGGCCGATCCGCAGCGGGGCGACATCGTGGTGCTGTTTTCTCCGGAAGACGAAACGCGCCTCGTGAAACGCGTTATCGGCGTTCCGGGCGACGAGATCGAAATGCGACAAAACCGGCTGCTTCTAAACGGGCGTAGCATCGCCTACGCTCCGCTCTCCGATCCAGCGATCCACAGCATGCCCGAGCCGCTGAAAAGCCGCTCCGCCTTCGCTCAGGAACAGCTGCCCGACCGAGCCCACGCGGTGATGGCCACCCCCGAGCTGCCAGCTCGCGCTCGCTCATTTTCGAAGATCGTGGTGCCCGAGGGCAAATATTTCATTATGGGCGACAATCGCGACAACAGCCACGATTCGCGCGCATTCGGATTCGCCGATCGGGAGTCAATCATTGGAGAGGCTCGAGCGGTGCTCCTGTCGTTCGACATTCTCGACAAGTACCAGCCGCGCTTCGAGCGATTCTTCACCGCCCTGCAGTAG